The following are encoded in a window of Deltaproteobacteria bacterium genomic DNA:
- a CDS encoding CoA transferase: protein MDLFKDLTVLSLEQATVLPYLTFRLAHDGMNVIRLEHPVYGDPNRMVGERVMDEERMNSYYLCINAGKKALTLDLASPEGRELFRSLITNLKVDIFATNQLPRNYKKLGIDYETLKEIKPDIIWLGLTGFGPDSNEAAYDPILQARSGLMELTGEADGDPQVLGIPLPDMGTSVHAYGELMKALYRRQVTGEGACINVSMFESSVSWLTVPITISTLTGKKISRRGNTHEFFCPVSVYKTSDGFIYLAVGNDRQWKSMVSLEMFKSLDRPEYEKNAGRIKDVDQINRAINEITSQHTSSELIELFNSITLPVSRINTIPEVIADPLVERRLLYSEDPKTGLRITLAPPPVMSPFLESAGRMLSFPPRFGEHNQAIYGGILGYSDQQLADLKEKKVI, encoded by the coding sequence ATGGATCTTTTCAAGGACCTCACGGTATTGTCCCTCGAACAGGCGACCGTCCTCCCCTACCTTACTTTCAGGTTGGCCCATGACGGGATGAACGTCATTCGGCTGGAACATCCCGTATATGGCGACCCCAACCGGATGGTGGGAGAAAGGGTCATGGACGAGGAACGAATGAACTCCTACTACCTTTGCATCAATGCGGGGAAAAAGGCCCTGACCTTGGATCTTGCCTCACCGGAGGGCCGAGAGCTGTTCCGTTCCCTGATCACCAATCTCAAGGTGGATATCTTTGCAACCAACCAGCTTCCCAGGAATTACAAGAAGCTGGGGATCGATTACGAGACCCTGAAGGAAATCAAGCCGGACATCATCTGGCTGGGACTTACGGGTTTCGGTCCGGACAGCAACGAGGCGGCCTACGACCCCATCCTCCAAGCCCGATCAGGCCTCATGGAACTCACGGGGGAGGCCGACGGAGATCCGCAGGTCCTGGGAATCCCACTCCCCGACATGGGAACCAGCGTTCATGCATACGGGGAATTGATGAAGGCCCTTTACCGCCGACAGGTCACGGGGGAAGGGGCCTGTATCAATGTATCGATGTTCGAATCATCCGTTTCCTGGTTGACGGTCCCCATCACCATCTCGACCCTCACCGGGAAGAAGATTTCCAGGAGGGGGAACACCCACGAGTTTTTCTGTCCGGTTTCGGTTTACAAGACTTCCGACGGGTTTATCTACCTTGCCGTGGGGAACGATCGACAATGGAAATCCATGGTTTCCCTGGAGATGTTCAAGTCCCTCGACCGCCCGGAATATGAAAAGAACGCGGGCCGGATCAAGGACGTGGATCAGATCAACCGGGCCATCAACGAGATTACAAGCCAGCACACTTCCAGTGAACTCATCGAACTGTTCAATTCCATCACCCTTCCCGTCAGCCGAATCAACACGATCCCCGAGGTGATTGCAGATCCCCTCGTGGAGCGACGGCTCCTCTATTCAGAGGATCCGAAAACCGGACTCCGTATCACCCTCGCGCCGCCCCCCGTGATGAGCCCTTTTCTGGAGAGCGCAGGCCGCATGCTTTCTTTCCCTCCCCGTTTCGGGGAGCACAACCAGGCCATCTACGGCGGCATCCTGGGCTATTCGGATCAGCAACTGGCGGATTTGAAAGAGAAAAAGGTAATTTAG
- a CDS encoding electron transfer flavoprotein subunit beta/FixA family protein codes for MKIIVLVKQVPDTTEVKLDPKTGNLIREGIKSIINPDDLHALEAAVGIREQVGGRVIALSMGPPQAIDALSEAMGMGADECILLTDRAFAGADTWATSTTLGLAMEKIGDFDLVIAGRQAIDGDTAQIGPQVAEYLHIPHVTYVFEIEAVRKKSLIVKRRLEDGFERIQCALPALLTVIGEMNTPRYPHVAGLIEACREKAPIRVWNAADIGAQVRQVGLEGSLTHVIRTFAPKARREGEILEGSARETVETLVEKLREKRLV; via the coding sequence ATGAAGATCATCGTACTGGTCAAACAGGTGCCGGATACCACGGAGGTCAAACTGGATCCCAAGACGGGAAATCTCATCCGGGAGGGGATCAAGAGCATCATCAACCCGGACGATCTCCACGCCCTTGAGGCCGCCGTCGGGATCAGGGAGCAGGTTGGGGGGCGGGTCATCGCCCTTTCCATGGGGCCTCCCCAGGCCATCGACGCCCTTTCCGAGGCCATGGGAATGGGGGCCGATGAATGCATCCTTCTTACCGATCGGGCCTTTGCCGGTGCGGACACTTGGGCGACGTCCACCACTTTGGGCTTGGCCATGGAGAAGATCGGGGATTTCGATCTCGTGATCGCCGGTAGGCAGGCCATAGACGGGGATACGGCCCAGATCGGCCCGCAGGTGGCTGAATACCTCCATATCCCCCATGTCACCTATGTCTTTGAAATAGAGGCAGTCAGGAAAAAGAGTCTCATCGTGAAACGGAGGCTGGAAGACGGGTTTGAGCGCATCCAATGCGCCCTTCCGGCCCTGCTCACCGTGATCGGGGAAATGAATACTCCGCGCTATCCCCACGTTGCCGGCCTGATCGAGGCCTGCAGGGAAAAGGCCCCCATCCGGGTCTGGAACGCTGCTGACATCGGGGCTCAGGTGCGCCAGGTAGGCCTGGAGGGCTCCTTGACCCATGTCATTCGCACCTTTGCGCCCAAGGCCCGCAGAGAGGGAGAGATCCTGGAGGGGAGCGCCAGGGAGACGGTCGAAACCCTGGTGGAGAAGCTTAGGGAAAAGAGACTCGTTTGA
- a CDS encoding electron transfer flavoprotein subunit alpha: MTVWIEADLCNACRRCIKACPYGAIELKGEKAHVLERCTSCGACLEVCKQGAIKSDITPRSIPDFSEWRGVWVYVEQRGGELHPVSLELLGKAQDLAGALDQEVCAVLVGYGVSGLASTLMEYGADKVYLADYKALKDYRPLSYVRVMEEWIREYKPNILLIGATHVGRDLAPRLSRRVAVGLTADCTELTIDPEEKILLQTRPAFGGNVMATIASRYSRPQMATVRPGIMEPRRVPGKKGEIVKQRVSITEKEIGTKVLESVREKKKGVNLAQAKVIVAGGRGVGDARGFGVLRKLAEAVGGEVAGTRVAVEEGWIPQERQIGQTGQSVRPELYIACGVSGAIQHRAGMMNSRYIVAINRDPRAPIFQVADWGIVGDLHEVVPELINRLKKG, from the coding sequence ATGACGGTATGGATTGAAGCGGATCTCTGTAACGCCTGCAGACGTTGCATCAAGGCCTGCCCCTATGGGGCGATAGAATTGAAGGGAGAAAAGGCCCATGTCTTGGAGCGGTGCACCTCTTGCGGGGCCTGCCTGGAGGTTTGCAAGCAGGGGGCCATCAAGAGCGATATCACGCCGAGGAGCATCCCGGATTTCAGCGAATGGCGGGGGGTGTGGGTCTACGTGGAGCAACGAGGAGGAGAGCTTCACCCGGTCTCCTTGGAACTCCTCGGCAAGGCCCAGGACCTGGCCGGGGCTCTGGACCAGGAGGTCTGCGCTGTGCTGGTGGGGTACGGCGTGTCTGGTCTTGCCTCCACCCTCATGGAATACGGGGCGGACAAGGTGTACCTGGCCGACTACAAGGCCCTCAAGGATTACCGTCCCCTCTCCTATGTCAGGGTGATGGAGGAGTGGATCAGGGAATACAAGCCCAATATCCTGCTCATCGGGGCGACCCATGTGGGAAGGGATCTCGCACCGAGGCTCTCCCGCCGTGTGGCGGTCGGACTTACGGCGGACTGTACTGAGTTGACCATCGACCCGGAAGAGAAGATTCTTCTCCAGACACGGCCCGCCTTCGGCGGGAACGTCATGGCGACCATCGCCAGCCGGTACTCACGTCCCCAGATGGCCACGGTCCGGCCCGGGATCATGGAACCCAGGCGGGTCCCGGGGAAGAAGGGGGAGATCGTGAAACAGCGGGTTTCCATCACGGAGAAGGAGATCGGCACCAAGGTGCTGGAGTCCGTGAGGGAAAAGAAGAAGGGCGTGAACCTCGCCCAGGCCAAGGTGATCGTGGCCGGGGGCCGCGGGGTAGGGGACGCCCGGGGCTTTGGTGTTTTGAGAAAATTGGCCGAGGCCGTCGGAGGGGAAGTGGCGGGGACCCGGGTAGCCGTGGAAGAAGGGTGGATACCCCAGGAACGCCAGATCGGACAGACAGGACAATCGGTCAGACCTGAACTCTACATAGCCTGCGGGGTCTCCGGCGCAATCCAACACAGGGCCGGGATGATGAATTCCCGGTACATCGTGGCCATCAACAGGGATCCCCGGGCCCCCATATTCCAGGTGGCTGACTGGGGAATCGTGGGAGACCTGCACGAGGTCGTGCCCGAGTTGATCAACAGGTTGAAAAAAGGTTGA
- a CDS encoding acyl-CoA dehydrogenase family protein, with the protein MIRSDAENLVRNSVARFVDKEVIPVAQEVDEKGEFPMELFQKVAAMGILGVRYPRNKGGSGGNTTLYCICVEELARGLLSLAAITAMQCLMGTNFLFHYGTEEMRKKYFLPAMKGEKIGCFLLTEPEVGSDLANVNTIAKKTDKGFVVNGMKTWVTNGPVASFFTVLCQTDPAKKLKGLNFFFIPRETPGVSVSKPFDLLGTRTTKISELSFNNCHIPFEYRLGGEGQGTNNLLEILSEIRTMTAALAIGLSQAALEDSIKYAHERIQFGRPISKFQLIQAKVAEMAVDIEASRLLTYKATHMIDDGIPCLKESSMAKYFATETACKAGDYVTRIFGAYGYSMEYTAQRYYRDNRFLLYGGGTHEVLLPNIARWVGL; encoded by the coding sequence ATGATCAGATCCGATGCTGAAAACCTGGTTCGTAATAGCGTAGCCCGGTTTGTGGACAAGGAAGTGATCCCGGTGGCCCAGGAGGTGGACGAGAAGGGCGAGTTCCCCATGGAGCTGTTCCAGAAAGTGGCCGCCATGGGAATCCTGGGTGTTCGTTATCCCCGCAATAAGGGGGGATCAGGGGGCAACACGACCCTTTACTGTATATGCGTGGAGGAACTGGCCCGCGGTCTCCTCAGTCTGGCGGCCATCACGGCCATGCAGTGCCTGATGGGGACCAACTTTCTATTTCACTACGGTACGGAGGAGATGCGGAAAAAGTATTTTCTCCCGGCCATGAAGGGGGAGAAGATCGGCTGTTTCCTCCTGACCGAACCCGAGGTGGGTTCCGATCTGGCCAACGTCAACACCATCGCGAAGAAGACGGACAAGGGCTTCGTCGTCAACGGCATGAAGACATGGGTGACCAACGGACCGGTGGCGAGCTTTTTCACGGTCCTCTGTCAAACGGACCCGGCCAAGAAACTGAAGGGTCTTAATTTTTTCTTCATCCCCAGGGAGACCCCCGGGGTCTCGGTGAGCAAGCCCTTTGATCTCCTGGGTACGAGGACGACCAAGATCTCGGAGCTCTCTTTCAACAACTGCCACATTCCATTCGAGTACCGCCTCGGGGGGGAAGGCCAGGGTACCAACAACCTCCTTGAGATCCTCTCCGAGATCAGGACCATGACGGCCGCCCTTGCGATCGGCCTCTCCCAGGCCGCCCTGGAGGACTCCATCAAGTATGCACACGAAAGGATCCAGTTCGGAAGACCGATCAGCAAGTTCCAGCTCATCCAGGCCAAGGTGGCGGAAATGGCCGTGGATATCGAGGCCTCCCGGTTGCTTACCTACAAGGCGACCCACATGATCGACGACGGGATCCCCTGCCTCAAGGAATCTTCCATGGCCAAGTATTTCGCCACGGAGACGGCCTGCAAGGCCGGGGACTATGTCACGAGGATCTTTGGGGCCTATGGATATTCCATGGAATATACCGCCCAGCGATATTACCGGGACAATCGGTTCCTCCTTTACGGAGGAGGGACCCATGAGGTGCTTTTGCCCAACATTGCACGGTGGGTCGGATTGTAA
- a CDS encoding GntR family transcriptional regulator, whose protein sequence is MNRKGEAAELDLEPLGRFAHRKSLGEHVFESLKQAIIRGDIAPGSRLVESRIANSLDISRTPVREAIHKLEREGLIQRLPRGGFSVLGFTRQDIEETFGIRSVLESYAARLAAEKHEEKDLLPLEAKIREFQSCLEKGRMEKLPEINTEFHNLLYALSRSPRLIKMINDLRDQIYRFRKIILKVDNMARTSNEDHLKMLRAIRARDLEGVERLVREHILRGQRVVLEAFENREYEG, encoded by the coding sequence ATGAACAGAAAAGGCGAAGCGGCGGAACTCGATCTTGAGCCCTTGGGGCGGTTTGCGCATCGAAAGTCCCTGGGAGAGCATGTCTTCGAGAGCCTCAAACAGGCCATCATCCGCGGGGACATCGCGCCGGGGAGCAGACTGGTGGAGAGCCGTATCGCCAACAGTCTGGATATCAGCCGCACACCCGTGCGGGAGGCCATTCACAAGCTGGAAAGAGAAGGCCTTATCCAGAGGCTCCCGAGGGGCGGCTTTTCGGTGCTGGGGTTCACCCGGCAGGATATCGAAGAGACCTTCGGGATCAGGAGCGTCCTGGAAAGCTACGCCGCCCGGCTGGCGGCAGAAAAGCACGAGGAAAAGGATCTGCTGCCACTGGAGGCGAAGATCCGGGAGTTTCAGAGCTGCCTTGAAAAGGGCCGAATGGAGAAACTGCCGGAGATCAACACCGAGTTCCACAATCTGCTCTATGCCTTGAGCCGGAGCCCGAGGCTCATAAAGATGATCAACGATCTTCGGGACCAGATCTATCGCTTCAGGAAGATTATCCTCAAGGTGGACAACATGGCGCGCACCAGCAACGAGGACCACCTGAAGATGCTGAGGGCCATTAGGGCCAGGGACCTTGAGGGAGTGGAGCGGCTGGTCCGGGAACATATCCTCAGGGGGCAACGGGTGGTTCTTGAGGCCTTTGAGAACAGGGAATATGAGGGCTGA
- a CDS encoding cobalamin B12-binding domain-containing protein: MTDKKIRVLLAKPGLDGHDRGAKVVAHALRDAGMEVIYTGLHQPVPSIVKQAVQEDVDVIGLSIMSGAHVPICRKLMSLIKEENFDGVLVVVGGVIPNKDVPVLKEMGIEGVFPGGSSFEEIVKFIRERVSRR, translated from the coding sequence ATGACGGATAAAAAAATCAGGGTCCTGTTGGCGAAACCCGGGCTGGATGGACATGACCGTGGGGCCAAGGTGGTGGCCCATGCCCTTAGAGACGCCGGGATGGAGGTCATCTATACCGGTCTGCATCAACCGGTTCCCAGTATCGTTAAGCAGGCCGTGCAGGAAGACGTGGATGTCATCGGGCTCTCGATCATGTCCGGCGCCCATGTGCCTATCTGCAGGAAACTCATGTCCCTGATCAAAGAGGAGAATTTTGACGGGGTCCTCGTCGTGGTGGGCGGAGTGATTCCCAACAAGGACGTACCAGTGCTCAAGGAGATGGGAATCGAGGGGGTTTTCCCCGGGGGGAGCTCCTTTGAGGAGATCGTGAAGTTCATCCGGGAGCGTGTTTCTCGAAGGTAA
- a CDS encoding methylmalonyl-CoA mutase, with the protein MGVATYIKDEKDAIQEVIYQSGIKVKPVYTPEDLERIGFDYQKDLGDPGRFPYTRSLHPLGYRSRNWTTRQYTGFGTPEETNERFKLMISHGQTGLNVAFDLPTQMGYDSDDPMAEGEVGRVGMAVDSLKDFEIAFKDIRLDKIGSGLTINAVASIMLAMYESVAAKFGYDKRQISATPQNDILKEIVGRGAWVYPVEPAVRLIGDTIEYSMKELPRCNPVSICGYHIRESGCTPAQEISYAFMIAFAYIDNVVARGYKAEEFVGRFSFNLNVYGNLWETVAKFRAARKLWARLLKERYGVKKEKALFLRGIFGGGGSGMTKQQPENNIVRGAYYALAAALSGAQTTALCSFDEAYTIPTERAALLSLRTFQILMDEIGLRDTVDPLGGSYFIETLTKEMEEKILEEMEKVEKIGGMIEAVATGYVQREVARQAYEYERKLQEGKVTKVGVNKYTEGVDMEVELHEYNEEWARLQIQRLKELRKKRDNKAVAEALKDLEKAAKGQENVMPFLVNCCKRYATVGEMANVFRDVFGEYVEPSIF; encoded by the coding sequence ATGGGAGTTGCAACCTACATCAAGGATGAAAAAGACGCTATCCAGGAGGTCATCTACCAGTCCGGGATCAAGGTCAAACCGGTTTACACCCCGGAAGACCTGGAAAGGATCGGGTTCGATTATCAAAAGGATCTGGGAGATCCAGGCCGGTTTCCTTACACCCGGAGCCTCCATCCTTTGGGATACCGGAGCCGGAATTGGACCACTCGTCAATACACGGGATTCGGCACCCCGGAGGAGACCAACGAGCGGTTCAAGCTGATGATATCCCACGGCCAGACCGGTCTCAACGTGGCCTTTGACCTGCCGACCCAGATGGGGTACGACTCCGACGACCCCATGGCCGAAGGAGAAGTGGGCCGGGTGGGGATGGCCGTGGACTCTCTGAAAGACTTCGAGATCGCCTTCAAGGACATCCGTCTGGACAAGATCGGGTCGGGACTGACCATCAATGCCGTGGCCTCTATTATGCTGGCCATGTACGAGTCCGTAGCGGCAAAATTCGGTTATGACAAGCGGCAGATCTCCGCGACCCCCCAAAACGACATCCTCAAGGAAATCGTCGGGCGTGGTGCCTGGGTCTACCCGGTGGAGCCCGCCGTCCGGTTGATCGGGGATACCATCGAGTATTCCATGAAGGAACTGCCCCGGTGCAACCCGGTGTCCATTTGCGGATACCATATCCGGGAATCGGGTTGCACGCCGGCCCAGGAGATTTCTTATGCCTTCATGATCGCCTTTGCTTACATCGACAATGTGGTGGCCAGGGGGTACAAGGCGGAAGAGTTCGTGGGAAGGTTTTCCTTCAACCTGAATGTGTACGGTAATCTCTGGGAAACTGTGGCGAAGTTCAGGGCCGCCCGCAAGCTTTGGGCAAGGCTGCTCAAGGAACGATACGGCGTCAAGAAGGAAAAGGCCCTTTTCCTCCGGGGCATCTTCGGCGGCGGGGGATCGGGTATGACCAAGCAGCAGCCGGAGAACAATATCGTGAGAGGCGCCTATTACGCCCTGGCGGCGGCCCTCTCCGGCGCCCAGACCACGGCCCTTTGTTCCTTTGACGAGGCCTACACCATCCCCACCGAAAGGGCCGCCCTCCTGTCTCTCAGGACATTCCAGATTCTCATGGACGAGATCGGCCTCCGGGACACGGTGGATCCCCTGGGGGGATCCTATTTCATCGAGACCCTCACCAAGGAGATGGAGGAAAAGATCCTGGAGGAGATGGAAAAGGTGGAGAAGATCGGCGGTATGATCGAGGCCGTGGCCACTGGATACGTCCAGAGGGAAGTGGCCCGGCAGGCATACGAGTACGAGAGGAAGCTCCAGGAAGGGAAAGTCACCAAGGTGGGGGTGAACAAGTACACCGAGGGCGTGGACATGGAGGTGGAACTGCACGAGTACAACGAAGAGTGGGCGCGTCTCCAGATCCAGCGGCTCAAAGAACTCAGGAAGAAACGAGACAACAAGGCCGTAGCCGAGGCCCTGAAGGACCTGGAGAAGGCGGCTAAAGGACAGGAAAACGTCATGCCTTTCCTGGTGAATTGTTGCAAGCGGTATGCGACGGTGGGTGAAATGGCCAATGTCTTCAGGGATGTTTTTGGCGAATACGTGGAGCCGAGTATCTTTTAG
- a CDS encoding phenylacetate--CoA ligase, with amino-acid sequence MSKTFMPTVGSYEELQALQLEGLKWTVNHAYHGSPAYRKKLEGAGVGPDDIRSLDDLRRLPFTTAQDLQEGYPFPLLSVPFEQVVRIHASSGTTGKRKVLCYTRKDIEDWTHFFARCYEMAGLTPEDRVQIAVGYGVWTAGISFQTACEAFGAMAIPAGPGNLDMQCQFLVDMQSTVMCCTASMGLLLAEEIQKRGLKGKINLKKMIFGSERSSDAMRQRIRELLELEDLFDIPGMTELYGPGTGLDCVHHQGIHYWADYYILEILDPDTLDPVPEGEMGEMVVTTLRKEAVPLIRYRTRDLTRLIPGQCPCGSLMPRHDRLLGRSDDMIIFRAVNIYPGQIDHVLSGIKGIGSEFQIILDRKEDGKDYMTLKVERDFGVEEARDADLRKLVAMEIKKQILVSAEVEIVDYGSLPRSERKSKRVFDNRDDT; translated from the coding sequence ATGAGCAAGACCTTTATGCCGACGGTGGGATCATACGAGGAATTGCAGGCACTTCAGCTCGAAGGGCTGAAATGGACCGTGAATCACGCCTACCACGGATCTCCGGCCTACAGAAAGAAGCTGGAAGGCGCCGGGGTGGGCCCCGATGACATTCGTTCCCTCGACGATCTCCGAAGGCTCCCCTTCACCACGGCCCAGGACTTACAGGAGGGCTACCCCTTCCCCCTGCTCTCCGTACCCTTTGAGCAGGTGGTGAGGATTCACGCTTCATCGGGAACTACTGGAAAGAGGAAGGTCCTCTGCTATACCCGCAAGGACATAGAGGACTGGACCCACTTCTTTGCACGTTGCTATGAGATGGCGGGCCTCACGCCGGAAGACCGGGTTCAAATCGCCGTTGGATACGGCGTCTGGACCGCGGGGATCAGCTTTCAGACGGCCTGCGAGGCCTTCGGCGCCATGGCCATTCCGGCCGGACCGGGGAATCTGGACATGCAATGCCAGTTTCTGGTGGACATGCAGAGCACCGTCATGTGTTGTACGGCCTCCATGGGGCTTCTCTTGGCGGAAGAGATCCAGAAGAGGGGCCTCAAGGGAAAAATCAACCTGAAGAAAATGATTTTCGGGTCCGAGCGCTCGAGCGATGCCATGAGGCAGCGCATCCGGGAACTTTTGGAACTCGAGGACCTGTTTGATATTCCGGGAATGACTGAACTTTACGGGCCCGGGACCGGGTTGGATTGTGTCCATCACCAGGGAATCCATTACTGGGCGGACTACTACATCCTGGAGATCCTGGACCCCGATACCCTTGATCCCGTGCCAGAGGGGGAGATGGGGGAAATGGTGGTGACCACCCTCCGAAAGGAGGCGGTTCCCTTGATCCGTTACCGGACCAGGGATCTCACCCGCCTCATCCCGGGGCAGTGCCCCTGCGGCTCCTTGATGCCCCGCCACGACCGCCTCCTGGGCCGCTCAGACGACATGATCATCTTCAGGGCCGTGAACATCTACCCCGGCCAAATCGATCATGTCCTGTCCGGAATCAAGGGAATCGGAAGCGAGTTCCAGATCATTCTCGACAGAAAGGAAGACGGGAAGGATTACATGACCCTGAAGGTGGAGAGGGATTTCGGGGTAGAGGAGGCCCGGGACGCCGATCTCCGAAAACTGGTGGCCATGGAGATCAAGAAGCAGATCCTCGTGAGCGCAGAGGTCGAGATCGTGGACTACGGAAGCCTTCCCAGGAGCGAAAGAAAGAGCAAGCGGGTATTCGACAACCGCGATGATACCTGA
- a CDS encoding FAD binding domain-containing protein: MIEYDYLMPKSLEEVFDLLKEYGSRATLVAGGTDVMVKIRKTRKAPEVLISLRGLTDLRYIRKNGGYHIGALTTHRMLEQSDLVREELSALHDGASEVGSVQIRNVGTLGGNICNAAPSADTAGPLLALDAIVVLEGPEGRREVPISEFFVGTYRTARKPEEVLVEFRIPEEMGRYGSAYWKHTRRKAMELPLLGVAVSLDLSEDRSMIRDARIALTVAAPTPVRAVPAEDFLKGKALTDEVLEEAGRIASSPECCTPRTSIRCEAWYRQDMVGVFVRRMARLAAERIKTR, translated from the coding sequence ATGATTGAATACGACTACCTCATGCCCAAGAGCCTCGAAGAGGTCTTCGACCTTCTCAAGGAATACGGCTCCAGGGCGACCCTCGTGGCCGGGGGCACCGACGTGATGGTCAAGATCCGAAAAACCCGGAAGGCCCCTGAAGTCCTCATTTCACTGAGGGGGCTCACGGATCTCCGCTACATCCGAAAGAACGGGGGGTACCATATCGGCGCCCTCACCACCCACCGGATGCTGGAGCAGTCGGATCTCGTCCGGGAAGAACTCTCCGCCTTGCATGACGGGGCATCCGAAGTGGGTTCGGTGCAGATCCGGAACGTGGGTACGCTGGGTGGAAACATTTGTAATGCCGCCCCCTCGGCGGACACCGCCGGCCCCTTGCTGGCATTGGACGCAATCGTGGTCCTGGAAGGTCCTGAGGGAAGGAGGGAGGTTCCCATCAGTGAATTCTTCGTGGGGACCTACCGAACGGCCAGGAAGCCGGAAGAGGTCCTGGTGGAGTTCAGGATTCCGGAGGAGATGGGTCGGTATGGAAGCGCTTACTGGAAACATACCCGGCGCAAGGCCATGGAACTGCCCCTCCTGGGGGTGGCGGTCTCCCTCGATCTCTCGGAAGACCGCTCAATGATCCGGGACGCCAGGATAGCCTTGACCGTCGCCGCCCCAACCCCGGTAAGGGCGGTCCCGGCGGAGGATTTCCTGAAGGGAAAGGCCTTGACGGATGAGGTCCTGGAGGAGGCCGGACGGATCGCTTCCTCACCGGAATGCTGTACCCCCAGAACGAGCATCCGTTGCGAGGCCTGGTACCGGCAGGACATGGTGGGCGTTTTTGTGCGGCGCATGGCCCGCCTGGCAGCGGAGCGAATCAAGACCAGATGA
- a CDS encoding (2Fe-2S)-binding protein, with the protein MKKITVSFTLNGDPVTAEVPVTWNLLKTLREVFELTGAKEGCGVGECGACTVIVDGEAVNSCLFPIPEIEGRSVTTVEGLASKEGELHPLQKAFLENNGVQCGFCTSGMIMSAKALLDKNPDPTEEEIRTAISGNFCRCTGYVQIVEAIDMASKTEK; encoded by the coding sequence ATGAAAAAGATAACCGTCTCCTTTACCCTGAACGGTGATCCCGTAACGGCGGAAGTGCCGGTCACCTGGAACCTTCTGAAAACCCTGAGAGAGGTCTTCGAGCTGACGGGGGCCAAAGAGGGATGCGGTGTGGGCGAATGCGGCGCCTGCACGGTTATCGTGGACGGGGAGGCCGTGAACTCCTGCCTCTTCCCCATTCCAGAGATCGAGGGCCGCTCGGTCACGACGGTCGAGGGCCTGGCCTCCAAGGAGGGTGAACTTCACCCGCTTCAGAAGGCTTTTCTGGAAAACAACGGCGTTCAATGCGGCTTCTGCACCTCGGGAATGATCATGTCGGCCAAGGCCCTCCTGGACAAGAATCCGGACCCCACGGAAGAGGAGATCCGGACCGCCATTTCCGGGAATTTCTGCCGGTGCACCGGATACGTTCAGATCGTTGAGGCCATCGACATGGCCTCCAAGACGGAAAAATGA